The genome window CACCAGATGAACTCGCGGATGTCCGGATGCGCGGCGTTGAGGATGACCATCTTGGCGGCCCGACGCGTCTTACCGCCGCTCTTGATGACGCCGGCGAAGGCGTCGAAGCCCTTCATGAACGACACCGGCCCCGAGGCGATGCCGCCCCCCGAGAGCTTCTCGTGCGAGGAGCGGATCCGCGACAGGTTGGAGCCCGCCCCCGAGCCGCCCTTGAAGAGCGTGGCCTCGGTGCGCGCCAGCTCCATGATCGACTCCATGGTG of Candidatus Binatia bacterium contains these proteins:
- a CDS encoding vitamin B12-dependent ribonucleotide reductase (catalyzes the reduction of ribonucleotides to deoxyribonucleotides; the rate-limiting step in dNTP synthesis): WFNLGVPDTPQQASACFINSVDDTMESIMELARTEATLFKGGSGAGSNLSRIRSSHEKLSGGGIASGPVSFMKGFDAFAGVIKSGGKTRRAAKMVILNAAHPDIREFIW